From the genome of Cedecea lapagei, one region includes:
- the citX gene encoding citrate lyase holo-[acyl-carrier protein] synthase, producing MPLYVTSATQRAVSLPEILASRDVRRARQQAWLSRRPATLISFTVVSPGPVKDSELTRRIFNHGIRALRRLAQAGGWEIRQQACFPLITGPEGLLAIAAPANQVKRAAIDLEQSHPLGRLWDIDVLDAEGHILSRKDFSLPPRECLLCQQEASCCARAQTHSLQDLTARMESLLNDADYASRR from the coding sequence ATGCCTCTTTATGTCACTTCGGCCACCCAGCGGGCGGTTTCGCTCCCGGAGATTCTTGCCAGCCGGGACGTACGCCGGGCAAGACAGCAGGCGTGGCTTAGCCGCCGCCCTGCCACCCTGATCTCCTTTACCGTTGTTTCGCCCGGCCCGGTTAAAGACAGCGAGCTAACGCGCCGCATCTTTAATCACGGGATCCGGGCGCTGCGCCGGCTTGCTCAGGCAGGAGGTTGGGAAATCAGGCAGCAGGCCTGTTTCCCGCTGATAACCGGCCCGGAAGGGCTGCTGGCGATCGCTGCTCCGGCGAATCAGGTCAAACGGGCCGCCATCGATCTTGAGCAGTCGCATCCGCTTGGCAGGCTCTGGGATATTGATGTGCTTGATGCTGAAGGCCACATCCTGTCGCGCAAGGATTTTTCTCTGCCGCCGAGAGAGTGTCTGCTCTGCCAGCAGGAGGCATCCTGCTGCGCTCGCGCGCAAACGCATTCGCTTCAGGATCTTACCGCCAGGATGGAGTCACTGTTAAATGATGCCGACTACGCAAGCCGACGGTAG
- the citG gene encoding triphosphoribosyl-dephospho-CoA synthase CitG, with protein MMPTTQADGRKTPLPRQIVAWYCEKAYQAMLAEVNLSPKPGLVDRDNCGAHRDMTIEDFYRSARVIYRWLARFMEQGALTLHLRESEVLSVLRPVGLACEEAMFNVTAGVNTHKGTLFSLGLVFAAIGRLYAQRQNISPESICSTVAAFCRGLTERELLKHNGMETAGKRLYRQFGLTGARGQAEAGYPLVIELALPHFKAQQAAGSNPDLALLDTLLLLIASNDDTNVASRGGIEGLEWIKRTAKRLLRQGGMRQAANLPRLQRFDRQCIARNLSPGGSADLLIVTWFLAEISSFNTTPTSL; from the coding sequence ATGATGCCGACTACGCAAGCCGACGGTAGAAAAACGCCCCTCCCCCGGCAAATAGTGGCCTGGTACTGTGAAAAGGCATACCAGGCCATGCTCGCGGAGGTCAATCTTTCGCCGAAACCCGGCCTGGTCGATCGCGACAACTGCGGAGCCCACCGGGATATGACGATCGAAGACTTTTACCGCAGCGCCAGGGTGATTTACCGCTGGCTGGCAAGGTTTATGGAACAGGGCGCGTTGACCCTCCACCTCAGAGAGAGTGAGGTGCTCAGCGTACTTCGCCCGGTGGGTCTGGCCTGCGAAGAGGCCATGTTTAACGTCACGGCGGGAGTTAACACCCACAAAGGCACTCTTTTTTCCCTCGGCCTGGTGTTCGCCGCCATTGGCCGCCTGTACGCCCAACGCCAAAACATTTCGCCAGAAAGCATTTGCAGCACCGTCGCCGCTTTTTGCCGCGGGTTAACCGAGCGTGAATTGTTAAAACACAATGGGATGGAGACAGCGGGAAAGCGTCTCTACCGGCAGTTTGGCCTGACAGGCGCGCGGGGTCAGGCAGAAGCGGGCTACCCGCTGGTGATTGAGCTGGCTCTGCCGCACTTTAAAGCGCAACAGGCTGCGGGCTCAAACCCGGATCTTGCCCTGCTCGATACCCTGCTGCTGTTAATCGCCAGCAATGACGACACCAACGTCGCCTCGCGCGGCGGCATTGAAGGCCTGGAATGGATTAAGCGCACCGCAAAACGCCTGCTGCGCCAGGGAGGGATGCGGCAGGCCGCTAATCTTCCCCGCTTACAGAGGTTCGATCGGCAGTGCATTGCACGCAACCTCAGCCCGGGTGGCAGTGCCGATCTGCTGATCGTCACCTGGTTTTTAGCCGAAATTTCATCTTTCAACACCACACCAACATCACTATAA
- a CDS encoding anion permease has protein sequence MSVSKDKIWKLLAPLLVMAVMLLIPVPDGMPPQAWHFFAVFVAMIVGMILEPIPATAISFIAVTICVIGSNYLLFDASELADPAFKAGKQALKWGLAGFSSTTVWLVFGAFIFALGYEVTGLGRRIALFMVKFMGKRTLTLGYAIVIIDILLAPFTPSNTARTGGTVFPVIKNLPPLFKSFPNDPSSRRIGGYLMWMMVISTSLSSSMFVTGAAPNVLGLEFVNKIAGIQIGWLQWFLSFLPVGVILLIVAPWLSYVLYKPEVTHSEEVSSWAGEALKEMGSLTRKEFTLIALVLLSLGLWVFGGKIIDATAVGLLAVSLMLALHVVPWKEITKYHSAWNTLVNLSTLVVMASGLTRSGFIDWFANTMSTHLEGFAPNTTVIVLVLVFYFAHYLFASLSAHTATMLPVILAVGKGIPGVPMEHLCILLVLSIGIMGCLTPYATGPGVIIYGCGYVKSKDYWRLGAIFGVIYIAMLLLVGWPILALWS, from the coding sequence ATGTCTGTTTCAAAAGATAAAATATGGAAATTATTGGCCCCGCTGCTGGTCATGGCCGTGATGCTGCTCATTCCGGTTCCTGACGGCATGCCTCCTCAAGCCTGGCACTTTTTCGCCGTCTTTGTCGCCATGATCGTCGGAATGATCCTCGAGCCTATCCCGGCAACCGCCATCAGTTTTATCGCCGTGACCATCTGCGTCATTGGCAGCAATTATCTCCTGTTCGACGCCTCGGAACTGGCGGACCCCGCCTTTAAAGCGGGCAAGCAGGCGTTAAAATGGGGGCTGGCCGGGTTCTCAAGCACCACCGTCTGGCTGGTATTCGGCGCCTTTATTTTTGCGCTGGGCTACGAAGTCACCGGCCTGGGCCGCCGGATAGCCCTGTTTATGGTCAAGTTTATGGGGAAACGCACGCTGACGTTAGGGTATGCGATTGTCATTATCGATATCCTTCTTGCGCCCTTCACGCCCTCGAATACCGCTCGTACGGGCGGGACCGTTTTCCCGGTCATTAAAAATCTGCCGCCGCTGTTCAAATCCTTCCCCAACGATCCCTCCTCACGCCGCATCGGCGGCTACCTGATGTGGATGATGGTCATCAGTACCAGCCTCAGTTCCTCCATGTTTGTCACCGGCGCAGCGCCTAACGTGCTGGGCCTGGAGTTTGTGAATAAGATCGCGGGCATACAGATAGGCTGGCTGCAGTGGTTCCTCAGCTTCCTGCCGGTCGGTGTCATTTTGCTGATCGTGGCCCCCTGGCTTTCTTACGTTCTCTATAAACCCGAAGTTACCCATAGCGAAGAGGTTTCCAGCTGGGCGGGTGAAGCGTTAAAAGAGATGGGGTCCCTAACGCGCAAGGAGTTTACGCTGATCGCCCTGGTGCTGCTTAGCCTCGGCCTTTGGGTGTTTGGCGGTAAAATAATTGATGCCACCGCCGTTGGCTTGCTGGCGGTATCCCTGATGCTGGCGCTGCACGTCGTGCCCTGGAAAGAGATAACCAAATATCACAGCGCCTGGAATACGCTGGTGAACCTGTCAACGCTGGTGGTCATGGCCAGCGGCCTGACCCGCTCGGGCTTTATCGACTGGTTCGCCAACACGATGAGCACGCATCTGGAAGGCTTTGCGCCAAATACCACCGTGATAGTCCTGGTGCTGGTGTTCTACTTTGCCCACTATCTTTTCGCCAGCCTGTCGGCGCATACGGCAACTATGCTCCCGGTGATCCTTGCCGTCGGCAAAGGCATCCCGGGCGTCCCCATGGAGCACCTGTGCATCCTGCTCGTACTCTCTATTGGTATCATGGGCTGCCTGACGCCTTATGCCACCGGGCCGGGCGTGATTATCTACGGCTGCGGCTACGTTAAGTCAAAAGATTACTGGCGGCTGGGCGCCATTTTTGGGGTTATCTATATCGCTATGCTGCTGCTGGTGGGCTGGCCGATTCTGGCGCTCTGGAGCTAA
- the rna gene encoding ribonuclease I, whose protein sequence is MNSPWKEALLLTAALLPAVAAHAGSLQPSQYGDFDRYVLALSWQTGFCQSMHDRNRNEPAECQSQQEQADKSAFLTVHGLWPGLPKSISARGVDEKRWMRYGCATRPIPNMAEARASNKCAAPDTRLSADMAAKLAGVMPGAGGQSCLERYEYAKHGVCFGFNPDDYFGTMVRLNGEVKQSEFGKFLARNYGQVVTRKAFNKAVKQSWGSDAVDAIKLTCDGNPAYLTEMQISLLADKINQPLQGASFAPQKHPGNCGKSFRLDAVGY, encoded by the coding sequence ATGAACTCACCGTGGAAAGAAGCGTTACTGCTCACCGCCGCCCTGCTCCCTGCTGTTGCCGCCCATGCCGGCTCTCTGCAGCCCAGCCAGTACGGGGATTTTGACCGCTACGTGCTGGCCCTTTCCTGGCAAACCGGCTTCTGCCAGAGCATGCACGATCGCAACCGCAACGAGCCTGCGGAGTGTCAATCTCAGCAGGAACAGGCCGATAAAAGCGCATTCCTTACCGTTCATGGCCTTTGGCCTGGCTTGCCAAAATCCATCTCGGCTCGCGGCGTGGATGAAAAACGCTGGATGCGCTACGGCTGCGCGACTCGCCCGATCCCGAATATGGCCGAAGCAAGAGCCTCAAATAAATGTGCGGCGCCGGACACCCGACTGTCCGCCGACATGGCCGCAAAGCTGGCGGGCGTGATGCCTGGTGCCGGCGGCCAGTCCTGCCTTGAGCGTTACGAATACGCGAAACACGGCGTTTGCTTTGGTTTTAACCCGGACGACTATTTCGGCACCATGGTGCGGCTTAACGGTGAAGTGAAGCAGAGCGAGTTCGGAAAATTTCTTGCCCGGAACTACGGCCAGGTAGTGACGCGTAAGGCATTCAATAAAGCCGTGAAGCAAAGCTGGGGCAGCGACGCTGTGGATGCCATCAAGCTTACCTGCGACGGAAATCCTGCCTACCTCACCGAAATGCAGATCTCGCTGCTGGCGGATAAGATCAACCAGCCGCTGCAGGGCGCCTCGTTTGCGCCGCAAAAACACCCGGGAAACTGCGGGAAAAGCTTCCGTCTGGATGCGGTTGGCTACTGA
- the rnk gene encoding nucleoside diphosphate kinase regulator has translation MSRPAIIINELDAERLDRLLEQPQYAKAPLAEALNAELDRAEMCSPENMPPDVVSMNSRVEFRDLSTQEVHVRTLVYPANLTDSDNQLSVMAPVGAALLGLRVGDTINWTLPNGGQTHLEVLALQYQPEAAGEFHR, from the coding sequence ATGTCCAGACCTGCCATCATCATTAACGAACTAGATGCCGAACGCCTTGACCGCCTGCTGGAACAGCCGCAGTACGCCAAAGCCCCGCTGGCAGAGGCGCTAAACGCTGAACTGGATCGCGCTGAGATGTGCAGCCCGGAAAATATGCCGCCGGACGTTGTGTCCATGAACAGCCGCGTAGAATTCCGTGACCTGAGCACCCAGGAAGTCCACGTTCGCACGCTGGTTTACCCGGCGAACCTGACCGACAGCGACAATCAGCTTTCCGTGATGGCGCCGGTTGGCGCCGCGCTGCTGGGCCTGCGGGTGGGTGACACCATCAACTGGACGTTGCCAAACGGCGGCCAGACTCACCTCGAAGTTCTGGCGCTGCAATACCAGCCGGAAGCCGCCGGGGAGTTCCACCGTTAA
- the malI gene encoding Mal regulon transcriptional regulator MalI, producing MKKVNIIDVAELAGVSVSTVSLVLRQKGKISEATIDKVNAAIKTLGYVHNVAAANLRSSTSNLIGLIIRDFNNSFSVNVTASVVQQLEKQGYMVFLGQPRDDEQQLRNCLTSFHQQGVAGVIYLAADSHSAEVPQAISECPLPTVIISESTITSARDVIGRDNRQAGNQATRFLIERGHRNIAWLGGTRSCLIRSERLSGYRNALQQYGLPFREEWAPECADDTSASAFATRMMLEKSNQITAMLCHSPAAIIGAITGIQQVGRTVGKDVFLTQQVSLIGFEDMMYINLTSPSFTYVSASSEETGWQAASLIVSKIKQPELPAQRIIISGELVPRESA from the coding sequence ATGAAAAAGGTCAATATCATTGATGTCGCGGAGCTGGCGGGCGTATCGGTTTCGACCGTTTCGCTGGTACTGCGTCAGAAAGGCAAGATCTCCGAGGCGACGATTGATAAGGTCAACGCCGCCATTAAAACGTTGGGCTATGTGCACAACGTTGCTGCCGCTAACCTTCGCTCCAGCACCTCCAACCTGATTGGCCTGATCATCCGCGATTTTAACAACTCTTTCTCGGTCAACGTCACCGCAAGTGTGGTTCAGCAGCTTGAAAAGCAAGGCTATATGGTATTTCTCGGCCAGCCGCGTGATGACGAACAGCAGCTTCGCAATTGCCTGACGTCGTTTCATCAGCAGGGGGTTGCCGGAGTGATTTATCTGGCTGCCGACAGCCATTCCGCTGAGGTGCCTCAGGCTATCTCCGAATGCCCGCTCCCCACGGTCATTATCTCTGAATCAACCATTACCAGCGCGCGCGACGTCATTGGGCGGGATAATCGCCAGGCAGGTAATCAGGCCACGCGTTTTCTCATTGAGCGCGGGCATCGAAATATCGCCTGGCTCGGCGGCACGAGAAGCTGCCTGATCCGCTCCGAGCGGCTATCGGGCTACCGTAATGCTTTACAACAATATGGTTTGCCGTTCAGGGAAGAGTGGGCGCCGGAGTGTGCGGACGATACCTCGGCATCGGCCTTTGCCACGCGCATGATGCTGGAAAAAAGCAACCAAATTACCGCCATGCTGTGTCATTCACCGGCGGCGATTATCGGCGCTATCACCGGCATTCAGCAGGTCGGCCGCACGGTAGGGAAGGACGTCTTCTTAACGCAGCAGGTCTCGCTGATTGGCTTCGAGGACATGATGTACATTAATCTCACCTCGCCGAGCTTTACCTATGTTTCGGCCTCCAGCGAAGAGACCGGGTGGCAGGCCGCTTCCCTGATTGTCAGCAAAATCAAACAGCCGGAACTCCCCGCGCAGAGAATTATTATTTCCGGCGAATTGGTGCCGCGCGAATCGGCGTAA
- a CDS encoding PTS transporter subunit EIIC: MSLLSSVVKSLSKLSMIGRALMLPISLLPAAGLLLAFGDKFHLPLMMNAGGVIFDNLPMLFAIGSAVGLASESGIAALSASVSVFIINITIGTVMHITPEMASAGGKYAMVVGIPTLQMGVFGGLISGILAAWCYNKFHTMQLPEFLGFFSGKRFVAIATAFLSFLLGMVLPWVWSYIQSGIDALSVVVNGDNQAASTFIFGLVERALIPLGLHHIWYPSFWYSFGEYTTHSGQVIHGDQTIWFKMLEEGVKSFSSESYQNAGKFMQGEFPLMLFALPAACLAMYHEANTKNKKIASGILFSAALTCFLTGITEPVEFTFIFVAPILYVFNAVMAGLSYMCMYLLHAHIAKSFSAGMIDYISFGILPSFNGYQTNFLMAVVVGVPMALIYYFTFRFVIRRFDVKTPGRTEVTANAGDKTDTELAGDIIGLLGGAPNISSVGSCITRLRLEVDDSSMVDKDGLNSLGARGVVFVGDSGIQVIFGARAQFIAQTMSTMIGK, from the coding sequence ATGAGCCTGTTGTCCAGTGTTGTAAAATCGTTATCAAAGCTTTCCATGATTGGCCGCGCTTTAATGCTGCCTATCTCTCTGCTGCCCGCCGCAGGTTTACTGCTGGCGTTCGGCGATAAGTTTCACTTACCGTTGATGATGAACGCGGGCGGGGTCATCTTTGATAACCTGCCCATGCTGTTCGCCATCGGTTCCGCCGTGGGCCTGGCCTCGGAGTCCGGGATTGCCGCGCTCTCTGCGTCGGTGTCGGTGTTTATCATCAATATCACCATCGGCACCGTGATGCACATCACGCCGGAAATGGCCTCTGCGGGCGGTAAATATGCCATGGTTGTCGGTATTCCGACGCTGCAAATGGGCGTTTTTGGCGGGCTTATCTCCGGTATTCTGGCGGCGTGGTGCTACAACAAGTTCCACACTATGCAGCTGCCGGAGTTCCTGGGCTTCTTCTCCGGCAAACGGTTTGTCGCTATCGCCACGGCATTCCTCTCCTTCCTTCTGGGGATGGTGCTGCCGTGGGTCTGGTCCTATATTCAGTCCGGCATCGATGCGCTGTCGGTGGTGGTGAACGGGGATAATCAGGCCGCGTCGACCTTTATCTTTGGCCTGGTTGAACGTGCGCTTATCCCGCTGGGCCTGCACCATATCTGGTACCCGTCTTTCTGGTACTCCTTCGGGGAATACACTACCCATTCCGGGCAGGTGATCCACGGCGACCAGACGATTTGGTTCAAAATGCTGGAAGAGGGCGTGAAGTCCTTCAGCAGCGAAAGCTACCAGAATGCCGGTAAGTTTATGCAGGGCGAGTTCCCGCTGATGCTGTTCGCGCTGCCTGCCGCCTGCCTGGCGATGTACCACGAAGCCAACACCAAGAATAAGAAAATTGCCTCCGGTATTCTGTTCTCCGCGGCGCTGACCTGCTTCCTTACGGGTATCACCGAGCCGGTCGAGTTCACCTTTATCTTTGTCGCGCCGATCCTGTATGTGTTCAACGCGGTGATGGCCGGCCTGTCCTACATGTGCATGTACCTGCTGCATGCCCATATCGCCAAGTCGTTCTCCGCCGGGATGATCGATTACATCTCCTTCGGCATTCTGCCGTCCTTTAACGGCTACCAGACTAACTTCCTGATGGCGGTGGTGGTGGGCGTGCCGATGGCGCTGATCTACTACTTCACCTTCCGCTTCGTGATCCGCCGCTTTGACGTGAAAACGCCGGGCCGCACCGAAGTGACCGCTAATGCCGGGGATAAGACTGATACCGAGCTGGCTGGCGATATCATCGGCCTGCTGGGTGGGGCGCCAAATATCAGCTCCGTCGGCTCCTGCATCACCCGTCTGCGTCTGGAAGTGGACGACAGTTCGATGGTCGACAAAGACGGCCTCAACAGCCTGGGCGCGCGCGGCGTGGTGTTCGTCGGTGACTCAGGGATCCAGGTGATATTTGGTGCCAGAGCGCAATTTATTGCGCAGACGATGTCGACGATGATCGGTAAATAA
- the ybcJ gene encoding ribosome-associated protein YbcJ — MATFSLGKHPHVELCDLLKLEGWCESGAQAKAVIAEGLVKVDGEVETRKRCKIVAGQTVTFESLSITVQP; from the coding sequence ATGGCGACCTTCTCATTAGGTAAACATCCCCACGTTGAACTGTGCGACCTGCTCAAGCTGGAAGGCTGGTGCGAAAGTGGCGCACAGGCAAAAGCGGTGATTGCCGAAGGCCTCGTGAAGGTGGACGGTGAAGTCGAAACCCGCAAGCGCTGCAAAATTGTCGCGGGTCAGACCGTAACCTTCGAAAGCCTGAGCATCACCGTTCAGCCTTAA
- the folD gene encoding bifunctional methylenetetrahydrofolate dehydrogenase/methenyltetrahydrofolate cyclohydrolase FolD, with protein MAAKIIDGKTIAQQVRLEVAEKVKARIAAGKRAPGLAVVLVGANPASQIYVANKRKACEEVGFVSRSYDMPETTSEVELLGLIDALNADKEIDGILVQLPLPAGIDNVKVLERIDPDKDVDGFHPYNIGRLCQRAPRLRPCTPRGIVTLLERYNIDTYGLNAVIIGASNIVGRPMSMELLLAGCTTTVTHRFTKNLRQHVENADLVIVAVGKPGFIPGEWIKEGAIVVDVGINRLESGKVVGDVIYDEAAAKASYITPVPGGVGPMTVATLIQNTLQACEEYHDVDGE; from the coding sequence ATGGCAGCAAAGATTATTGATGGTAAAACGATTGCGCAGCAGGTACGGCTTGAAGTTGCTGAAAAAGTAAAAGCCCGAATTGCCGCAGGAAAACGTGCCCCTGGTCTGGCCGTTGTACTGGTGGGAGCGAACCCTGCATCCCAGATTTATGTCGCGAACAAACGCAAAGCCTGTGAAGAGGTCGGTTTCGTTTCCCGCTCTTACGATATGCCAGAAACCACCAGCGAGGTGGAGCTGCTGGGGCTGATTGACGCTCTTAATGCTGATAAGGAGATTGACGGCATTCTAGTCCAGCTGCCGTTACCCGCCGGGATTGATAACGTTAAAGTGCTTGAGCGTATCGATCCGGACAAAGACGTAGACGGCTTCCACCCGTATAACATTGGTCGCCTGTGCCAGCGTGCGCCGCGCCTGCGCCCGTGCACGCCGCGCGGTATCGTTACGCTGCTTGAGCGTTACAACATCGACACCTACGGCCTGAATGCGGTGATCATTGGCGCATCCAACATCGTGGGTCGCCCGATGAGCATGGAGCTGCTGCTGGCCGGCTGCACCACCACCGTGACGCACCGCTTCACCAAAAACCTGCGTCAGCACGTTGAGAACGCGGACCTGGTGATTGTGGCGGTGGGCAAACCGGGCTTTATTCCGGGCGAGTGGATTAAAGAAGGCGCAATCGTGGTGGACGTCGGCATTAACCGCCTGGAAAGCGGGAAAGTGGTTGGCGACGTGATTTATGATGAAGCGGCCGCCAAAGCCTCGTATATTACGCCGGTTCCGGGTGGCGTTGGCCCTATGACGGTTGCCACCCTAATCCAGAATACCTTGCAGGCCTGCGAGGAATATCATGATGTCGATGGAGAGTAA
- a CDS encoding DUF1294 domain-containing protein — MNLNHFCYLLLVLAAIASAWMPTPFVIWLLLVNVLTLAVYGGDKLAAVKAWRRVPEITLLVFGLVGGWPGAMLGQQLFRHKTQKRPFRRWFFISVVLNLAFVCGVGYWFYLS, encoded by the coding sequence ATGAATCTCAACCATTTCTGTTATTTACTTCTGGTGCTTGCGGCTATCGCCAGCGCATGGATGCCCACTCCTTTTGTTATCTGGCTGCTGCTGGTGAATGTGCTCACGCTTGCCGTTTACGGTGGAGATAAGCTGGCTGCGGTTAAAGCCTGGCGACGTGTGCCGGAGATAACATTGCTTGTCTTTGGTCTTGTCGGCGGCTGGCCCGGTGCGATGTTGGGCCAGCAGCTTTTTCGACATAAAACGCAAAAGCGGCCTTTCAGGCGCTGGTTTTTTATCAGCGTGGTGCTGAATCTTGCCTTTGTGTGTGGCGTTGGGTATTGGTTTTATCTTAGTTAA
- a CDS encoding DUF4354 family protein yields the protein MKAFAAISTLALASFSFSAAAAVPETIAVYATQKSDGSMSVGGKSAYTKTFEVMVANLSDKDVDLSKVCLKATAPDHKEFKLDTVDEDLTKGHLKAGKTVKGMAVFASEDAAVYRAALVTLSDECK from the coding sequence ATGAAAGCATTCGCTGCTATTTCCACCCTGGCGCTGGCCAGTTTCTCTTTTTCCGCCGCCGCAGCCGTTCCTGAAACGATTGCCGTCTATGCCACGCAAAAATCAGATGGCTCAATGTCCGTCGGCGGGAAAAGCGCCTATACCAAAACCTTTGAAGTGATGGTGGCAAACCTCTCCGATAAGGACGTTGACTTGTCGAAAGTCTGCCTGAAAGCCACTGCCCCGGATCATAAAGAGTTTAAGCTGGATACCGTGGATGAAGACCTGACGAAAGGCCACCTGAAGGCAGGTAAAACGGTTAAAGGGATGGCCGTCTTCGCCTCTGAAGATGCGGCGGTTTATCGTGCGGCGCTGGTGACCCTGTCCGACGAATGTAAGTAA
- the ycaC gene encoding isochorismate family cysteine hydrolase YcaC codes for MSKPYIRLDKNDVAVLLVDHQTGLLSLVRDIEPDKFKNNVLALASLAKYFKLPTVLTTSFEEGPNGPLVPELKEIFPDAPYIARPGNINAWDNEDFVKAIKATGKKQLLIAGVVTEVCVAFPALSAIEEGFDVFVITDASGTFNEITRHAAWDRMSQAGVQLMSWFGVACELHRDWRNDIEGLGALFANHIPDYRNLMTSFNKLTAK; via the coding sequence ATGAGTAAGCCATACATCAGGCTGGATAAGAACGACGTAGCCGTCCTGCTGGTCGATCATCAAACCGGATTGCTGTCCTTAGTCCGTGATATCGAGCCGGACAAGTTCAAAAATAACGTGCTGGCTCTGGCGAGCCTGGCTAAGTATTTTAAGCTGCCAACCGTGCTTACCACCAGCTTCGAAGAGGGTCCAAACGGGCCGCTGGTGCCGGAGCTGAAAGAGATTTTCCCCGATGCGCCTTACATTGCTCGCCCGGGCAATATCAACGCCTGGGACAATGAAGACTTTGTTAAGGCCATCAAGGCCACCGGTAAAAAACAGCTGCTGATCGCCGGTGTGGTCACGGAAGTTTGTGTCGCGTTTCCGGCGCTGTCTGCCATTGAAGAAGGTTTTGACGTATTTGTCATCACCGATGCTTCCGGGACGTTTAATGAGATCACCCGCCATGCGGCGTGGGATCGCATGTCACAGGCTGGAGTGCAGCTTATGAGCTGGTTCGGCGTAGCCTGCGAACTTCACCGCGACTGGCGCAATGATATTGAAGGCCTGGGTGCGCTGTTTGCGAACCATATCCCGGACTACCGCAATTTGATGACCAGCTTTAACAAGCTAACTGCTAAATAA
- a CDS encoding nuclear transport factor 2 family protein, with translation MSEKNQAIQKALTTGLPKDVVYAFLLNTDKDSVANAANLLVDEHATYTSLNFENPELKQIEPWAGTTKGRQVYIDTFSNVGTYWHVDNFAISDLFAEQDVVAVFGQFTYTSVALNQTFTSPFAIKARVENGKIVYFQFMEDTYASAASFRASGKWVIRHHAGEGNTFTVGKE, from the coding sequence ATGAGTGAGAAAAATCAAGCCATCCAAAAAGCGCTGACTACCGGGTTACCGAAAGATGTGGTCTACGCCTTTTTGTTAAATACGGACAAAGATAGCGTCGCAAATGCAGCAAATCTGCTGGTGGATGAGCATGCCACCTACACGTCGCTTAACTTTGAAAACCCGGAGTTAAAGCAGATTGAACCCTGGGCGGGCACCACTAAAGGGCGGCAGGTTTATATCGATACGTTCTCTAACGTAGGAACCTACTGGCATGTCGATAACTTTGCTATCAGCGATCTTTTTGCCGAGCAAGACGTGGTGGCGGTTTTTGGCCAGTTCACCTATACCTCCGTGGCGTTAAACCAGACCTTCACCTCCCCCTTCGCCATTAAAGCACGGGTCGAAAACGGCAAAATTGTCTATTTCCAGTTTATGGAAGATACCTATGCCTCAGCGGCCTCTTTCCGCGCCAGCGGAAAATGGGTGATTCGGCATCATGCCGGGGAAGGAAACACCTTTACCGTTGGTAAAGAATAA